The Coriobacteriia bacterium genomic interval GCGCACCCGGACCCGCTACGAGACGATCGACGGCAGGAGGGCGAGGCTGGGCCTGCCGGTGTAGGATTGGTCCAAGAAATCTGCCGCATCCCCTATCGCGCTAATTTGTAGCACGCCATTTCATGAGGCGCGTTTTTGTAGCAGGCAGGCGTCCTCCCCGCGCCCCCCCAGGCGCCCCCAAGCCGGCCGCGGGCCGCGAGGCATCCCGCGCCCCGCGGCCCGCGCACTCGGCTCTTCTCGCGCACCCCCTACTCGGCGTTCTTCCCGTCTGTGAGGGTCTTCCACTTCTCGAGCGTCGCCTCGCGCTCCGTGCCGAACTTGGAGAGGTCCTCCTTGAGCAGCTGCGTGGCGTCGAAGTCGAGCTCGAGGCCTGCGATGTTGGGCTTGACGAGCAGGCAGGTGTTCTTCTTGTCGATCTGCGCCAGGAACTGCCAGTTCTCGTCGCTGCTCATGAGCCACACGATGAAGTCCTTGGCTGCCTCGACGTTGTCGGCGTTCTTGAACACGGCGACGCCGTCAGGCATGTAGGGCATGCCGTCAGAGGGGTAGATGATGCTCAGGTCAGCGTTCTCCCGCAGCTCGTCGAGCGTGCCGTCGATGTAGGTGATGCCGATGCCCACCTCGCCGGCCGCCGTCTTCGTGGCCGGGTCGGCGCCGCGCTTGGAGTAGTAGGGGATGTTCTCGTTGAGCGCCGTGAAGTACTCCCACCCGGCGTCCTCGCCCTTCGTCTGCAGCAGCGCCGCCACGACGGCGTAGTTCGTGCCGGAGACGGCGGGGTTGCTCATGAGGACCTCGCCGGCATAGTCGGGTTTCGTGAGGTCGTCCCAGCTCTTGGGCGCCTCGACGCCGATGCTCTTCAGGATGTCGTTGTTGGCGATGAAGCCCACAACGGTGACGCCCTTCGAGAACCAGTAGTTGTCCTCGTCCTTGAAGCCCTCGGCAAAGTCGGCCGCCGCGTCAAAGTTGACCTGCTCGAGCAGGTCGTTTGCCTTGGCGTCCATGAACGAGTCGATTCCGCCGCCAAACCACAGGTCGGCTGCCGGCGTACCGCCCTCGGCCTTGAGCTTCGAGAGCGCCTCGCCCGAGGACATGGAGATGAACTCGACCTTCGGGCCACGCTCGGAGGTGTACTTGTCGAACAGCGCCTTGTACGACTCGTTCGTGCAGATGACCTTGAGCGTCTTGCTCGCGTCGGGCGCAGGGCCCAGGTCGGCGGAAGAAGACCCGCTCTTGGCGTCAGCGCCGCTCGAGGCCGCCTTCTCGGAGGCCAGGGCGGGGCTGGACAGCCCGAGGGCGATGCTCCCTGCAATAAAGGGCGCCACGGCGGCGCCGGCGATGAACTGACGACGTGTCGTCTCCATCTGTACGAGCTCCTTTCGATGCCATGTTTCTGAATCACATCCGGCTCGCCGTTTGTGCGCACGTGTCGGACGGCCAAGCGGGCGGCGTGCTGCGTGCGTCTCTGGCAAGAACCGTCTCCCGCCTGGTCGTCTGACACGCGCTAGTCGGCGTCGCTCCCGATGCGCAGTTCCTCGTGGATGCCAAACGTCACGGCGTCTCCGACCTGCAGCGCCGCGCGTCGGCCCGTGCGGGCGAGCACCATTGTTGGCGCGTCGCCGGCGCCTGCCACGGAGATGCGGTACTGCCGGTAGAAGCCGAGAAACTCGCTGCCGACAACCGTGCCGTGATAGGGGCCGCCCGCCTCAAGGTCGACGTCCTCGGCCCGAAACGCGACCATCCCCGCGTCGCCTGCCGGCAGTCGGTTCACCGTCCCCATGAACGTGGCGCAGAACTCGTCGGCCGGTCGCCCGTACACGTCCTCGGGGGCCCCAACCTGCCGGATGGCGCCCTCGCTCATGAGCGCAAGGCGGTCGCCCAACACCATGGCTTCCTCCTGGTCGTGCGTCACGAAGACCATCGTCACGCCCGAGTCGCGCTGTATGGCCTTCACCTCCTCGCGCATGCGCACGCGCAGGCGGGCGTCCAGGTTGGAGAACGGCTCGTCGAGCAGCAGTACCTTGGGCTTGAGCACGAGCGAGCGTGCCAGGGCCACGCGCTGCTGCTGGCCTCCGGAAATCTCGTCGACGCGTGCATCGGCGTACGCGGCCATACCCACGGTCTCGAGGCATGCCGCTGCCTGCGCGAGCGCCTCACGCTTGCCGACGTGGCGGTACTTGAGCCCGTAAGCGACATTCTGCACGACGGAGAGGTGCGGGAACAGCGCATACGACTGAAAGACGGTCGACACGGGCCGGCGCTCGGGCGGCATGCGCGTGACGTCCTGCCCGTCGATGAGGATCTGCCCGGCGTCGGGCGCCAGAAAGCCGCCGATCATCTTGAGCGTCGTCGTCTTGCCGCAGCCCGACGATCCCAGCAGGCACACGAGCTCGCCGCGCTCGACCCCCAGCGAGAGGTTGCGTACGACGGGCGTGGTGCCGAACGACTTGTAGATGCCTCTAAGCTCGAGGTACATGGTCTAGCGCCTCCCGCGACGAAGGATGAGGGTCGAGAACACGACGTTGACGAGCACTGTCAGCACGATGATGAAGCACGAGATCATAGCCGCCTCGCCGTACTTGCCCGTCGACAGGGCGTCGAACAACTCGAACACGGCGAGTTTGTGGCCAGGCGACACGAGGAAGAGCACGGCGCCGATCGTGATCATGGCTGTCGAGAAGTTGTTGACGAAGCTGACGGCGAAGGCGGAACGCACGTTGGGCGCCAGCACGTCGCGCAGCACGCCGAGTCTCGAGGCGCCCAGGTCGCGCGCAGCCATGCCCAGCTCGGGTGATATGCGCGCAAATGACGTTCCGAACGCCTTCGTCGTGATGGAGAGCTGTTTGAACACCATGTTGAGGACGATGATGGCCGCCGTTCCCGTCAGCTTCATCGGCGCTGAGTTAAACGCCAAGATGTAGCCGAGGCCGAAGCACGTTCCGGGCAGCATGTACGGCATCGTGACGATGAAGTCGAGCGCGCTGCCACCGCGTACGTGGCGCCAGCGGTGGTAGTACGCGATGAGCGCGCCGAGCACGGAGCCCACGACGGCCACGATGAGCGCATATGTGACGCTGCGCCCGAACGACGTGAGGTTGAAGTCGAGCATGTGATAGAGGTTGTCGAGGGTGAACTTGGCGTTGAAGCCCAGTCCTTTCGTGAACGCCGTGTAGAAGATCGTGAGGTACTGCAGGGCCATGAGCAGGAAGAACAGTGCAGCCGCCGCATAACATGCCACGCCGAACGGACCGCACAATGCAAGGTGCGCGCCCTCTGCCGTTCCCGCGACACGCGACGACGTGGCCACGAGGCGCTCGGAGCGCTGTGTGAGCCTGGCGTAACACACGAACACAACGACGGAGACGCCAAGCAGAAGTACATTGAGCACGGCGCTTGCCGGCAGGTCGGAATAGCCGATGATCTGCATGTATATCTCGGTCGACACCGTCTCGAAGCGTCCGCCGATGACGACGGGCGTGCCGTAGTCGGCCAGGGAGCGCACGAACGTCAGCAGCAGGCACACGAGCAGCGACGGGCGCAGCATAGGCAGCACGACAGAGCAGAACACGGAGCGCATGGGTGTGCCGAGGTCCCGGGCGGCGCGCAGCACGTCGGGATCAACTTTGTCGAGCACACTCATGAGAAGGATGACGTTGAGCGCCGTGAAGAATAGTACCTGCATGGCGACGATGCCGTGCCAGCCGTACGGGTTGCCCGCGATGCCGAGCAGCGAGAACGTGATGAGGCCGCGCCTGCCAAACAGCTCGATGAATGCGAGCGAGGCGATGAACGGCGGCGAGATGAGACTGACGAGCAACATGCCCATGAGCGGGCGAGAGGCCCATTTCGGGCCGAAACGCACGACGGCGGCAACGAGCACGGAGACAGCTGTGCTCAAAACGGCGGCGAGCAGGCCGACGAATACGCTGTTGGCGATGAGATGGCCGTAGTCGTCAAAGACGGAGGCATAGAGGGCAAGCGTCGGGTGGGCGTCAGGCCCTTCGAAGCTCTTGAGGATGATGCACGCCAGGGGATAGGCGATGAATAGGCCCACGCTCAGCACGACGGCGGCGAGTAGGGCGGCGTCGCCAGGGGAGAATCGGGAAGCGCCTGCCTCGCGGACGGCGGCGCGGGATGTGCGCGAGGCTCGGGATGAAGACCCACCGGCACCGGTGGTCGTTGTACATCTAGTAGCCCATCGCATGGAGCTGCTCCTCGTCGAGGCCGAAGTAGTGGCCGATCTCGTGGATGACGGTCTTCTTGATCTCAGAGACGATTTGGGCGCGCGAGTCGAAGCTGCGCTCGTGCGGGCCCTTGAATATCGTGATGACGTCGGGGGCGTCGGCGCCGAAGCTGCCGTAGTCGACGCCGCGCTCTGTAAGCGGCAGGCCCTCGTACAGGCCGAGTAGCTCGCCACTCTCCTCGTCCGATGTGCCGTACTCTGCAATGTCGAGCTGGTCGTCGTCGGGCTCGTCCTGCATGGCGATGCCTACGTTGTCCAGCGCACGCACGAAGCGCTCGGGCATCTCGTCGAGAGCCTCGGAGATGACCGCCTCAAACTCGTCATCGGTCATCGGGAACATGGGCGGTCATCTCCTCTGCGGGTCGATGGGGCGAGACTGGGATCCGGGCGCTATCGTAGCGCATGGCCGACGTTTGGGCGACGACATTTTTGGGAGAGGAGATGTGCCCGAGGTCGCTGTTGCAGCGCGACCTTGGGCATACGGTGCTCTAAGAGCGAGAGGCCTCTATGTCGCTGGCCAGCGCGCACGCCGTTGCGATGCCGTCCGTTGCGGCGCTCATGATGCCTCCGGCGTAGCCCGCGCCCTCGCCGCAGGGATAGAGCCCCGCGACCTGCGTGGATTGTCGATTGTCCCCGCGCGGGATGCGTACCGGGGCGCTCGAGCGCGTCTCGACGCCCGTGAGCACGGCCTCGCCCATGCCAAAGCATGGCATGCGTCGCGTGAGCTGCGGAATGCCGGCGCGCAAGGCCTCAGCGACGTAAGGCGGCAAGGCTGGCTCGACGCTGCCCCAGGTGACGCCGCGCGGGTACGTGGGGTGCACGGTGCCCATGCCGCCTGAGCTGGCGTGTCCGGCGAGGAAGTCGCCGAGCAGCTGAGCGGGGGCGCGGTAGTCTCCGCCTCCGAGCTCAAATGCTGCCCGCTCGCAGGAGCGCTGCAGCTCAACGCCGGCGAGGGGGTCGTCTCCGGGCAGGTCCGCAGGCGTGACGTTGGCGAGCAGCGCCGCGTTCGCGTTGACGCCGGCGCGGGCGAAGTCACTCATGCCGTTCGTGACGACGCCTCCGGCCTCGCTCGCTGCAGCGACGACGGAGCCACCGGGACACATGCAAAACGTGTAGACGCCGCGCCCGTCGGACAGATGGCACGAGAGCTTGTACTCGGCGGGAGGCAGGCTCGGGTGGTCGGCGAGACGGCCGTACTGTGCCTGGTCGATGTCAACCTGCGGATGCTCCACGCGTACGCCCATGGCAAACGTCTTGCGCACGAGCTCGATGCCGGACGCGACGAGGTTCGCATACACGTCGCGCGCCGAGTGGCCACATGCAAGTACGACGCGCGAGGCGGAAACGAATTCCGTACTTCCCTCGCCAGGCTCGCCGGGGCGTGCCGTCGAGCTCAGGCGCACGCCTGCGACGTGCCCACCCTCGATGACGATCTCGTCCATGCGCGTGCGGAAGCGCACCTCGCCGCCTGCGGCACGGATGCGGGCAACGAGCGCGTCGACGACGCGAGGCAGGCAGTCGCTGCCGATGTGGGGGTGCGCCTCCCACGCGATGTCGAGAGGGGCGCCTGCCGCAATGAAGGCGTCGATGACCCAGGGGATGGACGGCGAACTCGTGCCCGTCGTGAGCTTGCCGTCAGAGAACGTGCCCGCGCCGCCCGCCCCGTACTGGATGTTGCACTCGGTGTCGAGGTCGCCGCCTTCGTTGAAGCGCGCAACGGCGGAGCTGCGGGTGTCGGCGTCGTCTCCGCGCTCGACGAGCAGGGGGGCGCAGCCGGCTTCTGCCAGGGCGAGCGCGCAGAACAGACCGGCACAGCCTGCGCCTACGACGACGGGGCGCTCGGCGTCGCTGGAGAGACCGCCGGGCAGGTGCGGCAGGTTGAGCGGGCGCGGATCCCAGACGACGACGTCCTTGGAGCGGGCGCGTGCCACGACGAGCTCGTCGGTGAGCCCGTCGACGCTGGCGTGGGCGGTCACGACGAAATGGACGTCCGACTTCTTGCGCGCGTCCACGGCCCGACGAGCGACGGCGCACTCGCGCAGGTTCTCGGGCTTGCACCCGAGCTTGCGCGCGACGGCCGCGCGAAGGCGCCTGAGATCGTAGCTCTTGCCTGAGGCGGCGCCGCCCGACAAGGGCAGCGACAGGTTGCGGATCTCGATCATGCTGACTCCTCATCGCCTAGGGCTGCCGACTCTCCGGCAACAAGGCCGCTGCACCAGGCCCACGCGAGGTTGTACCCTCCGCACGCGCCGTCGACGTCAAGCGCCTCGCCGCATGCGTAAAACCCGGGCACGGCAGAGCACTGTAGCGTGTGCGTGTCGAAGGCGCTCGTTGCCATGCCCCCGCGCGTCACCTGCCCATGGGCCTCGTCGGCCGTACCTTTTACCTTTAACTTGAACTCGAGTATTTCTTGCGCGACAGTCGCAGGGTCTATTTCGCGCTCGCCCTTATCGCCGCAGGCATTCTCCATGCAGCGACGCCCGAGCAGGGGATGCAGGGCGCCGTCGAGGAAGTGAAGGCGCCCCTCGGGGGAAGAGCAGCGCTTTTTCCAGAGGATGAGTCGATCCTCGAGCTTTGAGGTAAGGCTCGAAAGGCTCAAGGTTGGCATGAAGTTAAGGTTAAGGGTGTCGCCGGGCTGCGCGAGACGCGACAGGTCGAATATGACGATACCTGAGACTCCGTAGGGACGGAACAGCACCTCGCCTGCCTTGCGCGCGATCGTGCTGCCGTCGGCGACGAGCGAGACTTCGCACTGGGCGCGCACGCCGTCGAGCCCCTTGATGGGTCCGCGCTTCGTGGCAAGCGGGCACAGGGCAGGCGTCTCCTCGATGCGGGGGATGCCGAGCTGCCTGCATGGAACGCTCGCCGTCCCGCCGCCTGCCGCCCAGATGACGGCGTTCGCCTCGAGGGGACGGCCCTTCTCCACCTGAACGCGCCATGCGGGGCTTTTTTCGGGGTCGTCGGCGCCTGCCAGACGCTCGAGCCCGCAGGCGCGCGTTTCGACCTCAATGTCAACGCCAAGGTCGGCCAGGCGGGCGCGCAGCACGTCGAGCACGGAGGATGCGGCGCGCGAGCGGGGGAACAGGCGCCCCTCGCTGTCGGCGCACGACCACAGTCCGAGGCCGTCAAAGAAGGCGAGGATGGTTGCAAGCGGGTCGTCGCCCATGACGGAGGCGACGAACGGGGCGTCGTTGTAGTGCACGGGGGCGAGGTCGGCGTTGGCGAAGTTACAGCGCCCGTTGCCCGAGGCCAGGATGGACCGACCCACTTTGGCGCTGGCCTCGAGCACGGTGACGCGGGCGCCGACCTGTGCCGCGCTGATGGCGGCAGCAAGGCCGGACGCCCCTCCTCCTACGACGACGACGTGGCGCGCGGCCACTACTGCTCGTTCGGCGCGTCGGTCGACAGCGACCACACGCCGCCCAGGGCGCTCTTGACGCGCGCCGTCGCGCCGGTGTCGAGCACGTTCTGCGCGTTGATGCCGACGTCGGGGATCTGATCGGCGTGACCCTCGTCGCACAGCTTGGCGAAGCTCGGGTCGATGGGCAGGCGGGCGAGCACGTCAAGGCCGAAGCTCTTGGCGACGTCGTCCAGGTGGCTCTCGCCGAACAGGTTGATGTGCTTGCCGCAGTCGGGGCAGGCCAAGTAGCTCATGTTCTCGACGACGCCCAGTACGGGCACGTCCATCATCTTGGCCATCTTCACGGCCTTGCTCACGATCATGGCGACAAGGTCCTGCGGGGAGGTCACGATGACGACGCCATCGATGGGCAGCGACTGGAACACGGTCAGCGGCACGTCGCCCGTTCCCGGAGGCATGTCGACGAACAGCACGTCGAGATCGCCCCATGCAACGTCCGTCCAGAACTGCGACACAGCGCCGGCGATGACGGGCCCGCGCCACACAACGGGGTCATCGGGGTTTGCGACGAGCAGGTTGACGGACATGACCTTGACACCGTTCGCTGCGACGGCGGGCGCGATGAGGTCGCCGTCCATTGTGGCGCGGCGGGCGTCGAGGCCGAACATGTGAGGGATGGACGGCCCGGTGATGTCGGCGTCGAGGATGCCCACCTTCAAGCCGCGGCGCTGGGCGTCACAGGCGAGCAGGCCGCACACGAGCGACTTGCCGACGCCTCCCTTGCCCGACATGATGCCGATGACCTGCTTGATGTTCGTCCGCTTGTTCTGCTCGAGCTTCTTGGGGTTTGGCCTGTTGACCATGTTCGGCTCTTCTGCCATGCGTGCACTCACCCTCTCCTTGTCGGCGCCCCGTGGAGCGCGTCGTATGTCCACTGCGTCATACCGTATACCCCGAGACGCGGGATGGAAAGTGGCTCGGCGCTGCACGATTTTCACCCCAAACTCACGACGGCGCCTTTTGCTCGTTCGATGCCGCGCGCTGCCCTCAATCGAACGTATGTTCTTATTTTGAGACTGGGTGCAAAACGGCACATCGAGCGCCCCCAAAGCCGATGCCATGCGTACACTGGGGATCCCGGTCGTTCACCCGGGGTAGGCGAGGGGCGCGCGGGCGCCCGCGAGGGGGACCAGGTGGGTCAGAACAGCATCGTCATCCGAGGGGCTCGCGAGCACAACCTCAAGGACATCAACCTGACGATTCCGCGCGACGAGCTCGTCGTCATCACAGGCCTGTCCGGCTCGGGTAAGAGCTCCCTGGCGTTCGACACGATCTACGCCGAGGGCCAGCGCCGCTATGTGGAGTCGCTCTCGAGCTATGCGCGCCAGTTCCTCGGCCAGATGGACAAGCCGGACATCGACGCCATCGAGGGACTGTCTCCCGCCGTGTCCATCGACCAGAAGACGACGTCGCGCAACCCGCGCTCCACGGTGGGCACCGTCACGGAGATCTACGACTACCTGCGCCTGCTGTATGCGCGCATCGGCGTGCCGCACTGCCCCGAGTGCGGGCGCGTCATCGAGCGCCAGACGACGGACCAGGTCGCCGACAAGATTCTCGAGGCCGCCGCGGGGCGCAAGGCGCTCGTGCTCGCGCCCGTCGTGCGCGGTCGCAAGGGCGAGTATACGAAGCTGTTCGAGGACCTCGCCAAAGAGGGCTTCTCGCGCGTGCGCGTCGACGGTGAGGTGCGCCGGCTCGACGACGGTCCCATTACGCTCGAGAAGAAGTTCAAGCATGACATCGAGGTCGTCGTCGACCGCGTGTCTGTGCGGGCCGACTCTCTAGGCCGCATAGCCGAGGCCGTCGAGAACGCCACGAACCTGGCGGAGGGCAACGTCTTCGTGTGGCTCATGGAGGGAGAGGGCCTGCCCGGCCAGCTCCTGCAGTACTCGCTGGCGCTGTCATGCCCTGAGCACGGCCACTCCATGGATGACCTGCAGCCGCGCGACTTCTCGTTCAACGCCCCCTACGGCGCTTGCCCTGACTGCGACGGTTTGGGCGTGCGTCGCGTCATCGACGTACGCGCGCTCGTCGCCCATCCCGACCAGCCGGTCGACAGCGCGTTTGGCGGCGTGTTTGGAATGTCAAACTATTACCCGCAGGTGCTGCGCGCCGTCGCCATCCACCTGGGTGTCGACCCCGCGACGCCGTGGCAAGACCTGCCCGCCAAGGTGCAGAAGGCGTTCATCGAGGGCCTGGGCTCCACAAAGGTGCGCGTCGACTACCACACGCGTGACGGGCGTGACACGAACTGGTTCACGGAGTTTCCCGGCCTGTCCTCCATCATATTCGAGCGTTACAACGAGACGACGAACGAGAACATGCGCGCCCGTCTCGAACAGTTCATCCGCGACGAGCCGTGCACGACGTGCCACGGCGCCCGCCTCAAGCCCGAGATACTCGCCGTTACGGTGGGCGGAAAGTCCATCTACGACGTGTGCTGCATGTCGACGGTCGAGAGCCTCGCATTTTTCCAGGCGCTCGAGCTCACGGAGCGCGAGCGCTTCATCGGCGCGCGCATCGTGAAGGAGATCATCGAGCGCCTGCGCTTCCTCGTGGACGTGGGCCTTGGCTACCTCACGCTGTCGCGCTCGGCAACGACGCTGTCGGGCGGCGAGGCGCAGCGCATTCGCCTGGCCACGCAGATCGGCGCCGGCCTCATGGGGGTGCTCTACATTCTCGATGAGCCGTCCATTGGCCTGCACCAGCGCGACAACGCCCGACTCATCGCGACACTGCAGCGCCTGCGCGATTTGGGCAACACCGTCATCGTCGTCGAGCACGACGAGGACACGATCCGGGCGGCTGACTTCGTCGTCGACATGGGGCCGGGCGCTGGCGAGCTCGGCGGAGAGGTCATCGCGGCTGGCACGCCGCAGCAGGTCATGGAGACGCCGGGCTCTATCACGGGCGCCTATCTCACGGGCGAGCGCATGATCGAGGTGCCCGAGGAGCGCCGCCATCCGGATCGCGGCGTGCTCAAGATCACGGGCGCGTCGGCGAACAACCTGCACAGCGTCAGCGTCTCCATCCAGCTCGGCACGCTGACGGTCGTGACGGGCGTCTCGGGCTCGGGCAAGTCGTCGCTTGTCACCGACACGCTGGCACCGGCGCTCACGAACGCCGTCCAGCGCTCGAACCGTCCCGTGGGTCCCTACAAGAAGCTCGAGGGCGTCGAGCTCATCGACAAAGTCATCGACATCGACCAGTCGCCCATCGGACGCACGCCGCGCTCGAACCCCGCCACGTACATCGGCCTCTGGGATGATCTGCGCAGTCTGTTTGCCAGCGTGCCCGAGAGCAAGGCACGCGGCTACTCGCCGGGACGCTTCTCGTTCAACGTGCCGGGCGGTCGCTGCGAGGCGTGCAAGGGCGACGGACAGATCAAGATCGAGATGCACTTCCTGCCTGACATCTACGTGCCGTGCGAGCAGTGTGGCGGGCGACGCTACAACCGCGAGACGCTCCAGGTCACGTATCGCGGCAAGTCCATCTCTGACGTGCTTGACATGACGGTGTCCGAGGCGCTCGCGTTCTTTGCGAGCATCCCGAACATCAAGCGCAAGCTGCAGACGCTGTTTGACGTGGGCCTGGGCTACGTGCGCCTCGGCCAGCCCGCCACGACGCTGTCGGGTGGTGAGGCCCAGCGCGTGAAGCTTGCCAAGGAGCTGCATCGCCGCCAGACGGGCAAGACGTTCTACATCCTGGACGAGCCGACGACGGGCCTGCACTTCGAGGACGTTCGGCAGCTGCTCAGCGTGCTGCAGCGCCTCGTCGACGCCGGCAACACCGTGCTCGTCATCGAGCACAACCTTGACGTCATCAAGGTCGCCGACCAGCTCATCGACCTTGGCCCCGAAGGCGGATCCGGCGGCGGCCGCATCGTGGCGACGGGGACGCCGGAGCAGGTGTGCGAGGTGGCGGAAAGCCATACGGGTGCGTTCCTCAAGCCGCTGCTCGAGCGCGACCGAGCCCGTCAGACGGCGCGTGCCGTCTGTGCGGAGAAGGAAGCTCGATAGCTTTGGTTGACAGGGCTCGTCTGTGGGGGCTCGGGTGTTACCATGGGACATGTGGGGCGCGTCCACGGGGGACGCACGAAGCATCGTGATTGGAGTGCGCAATGGAAACAGCCAATGCCTTGACCGCCCTGTCGGCGCTGCCTTCGGTGGGCGATGAGACGAACCTCACCGTGCCGATCATCATCGGCGTCGTTGCCCTGATCGTCATCATCGTGGCGGTCGTCCTTATCATCAAGAGCCGCAGCGGCCACAAGAACTAGCCCGGCAGGCCGTTTGTGAGCCACACAAAGCGCGGCGAGGCTGCCGCAAAGACAAACGCCATGCGCGAGCTCGATCGCGCAGGCGTTCCCTACGATGTGTCTGTCTATGACGTGGAGGACGAGACGAGCGTGAATCTCGGCCTCCGCGTCGCTCAGGCAACCGGCATAGATCCCGATACTGCGTTCAAGACGCTTGTCTGCCATGCGGCGTCGGGCGGATGCTGCGTGTTCTGCATCCCCGTCGCGAGCGAGCTTGATCTCAAGAAGGCGGCGCGTGCGGCGGGGGAGAAGTCCCTGTCAATGGTCGCCGTGCGCGAGCTGCGCGACCTCACCGGTTATATTCGCGGCGGCTGCTCGCCTGTCGGAATGAAGAAGGCGTTCCCCACGTTCATCGACGAGACGGCCCAGCTTTTTGACCGCATCGCTGTGTCGGGCGGACGGATCGGAACACAGCTCGTGCTCGATCCCGAGGCGCTTGCCCGCTTCTGCGGGGCGACGTTTGCCGACATCACGGAGGCGTGAGATGGTGCTGCGTCGCGGAAAGCACTTTGAGGAGACGGCCGAGGAGGCCCGACAGAAGAGGGGAACGCGCGTCTCGCCCGAGGAGCGCGTGCGCACGATGCCCAAGCTCGCCGACCCTGGCCAGAAAGCCGTGGTGAGCGAGGCTCCTGCCTCGTCGCGAGGAGGCGTGTCGCCCGACGACACGTCCATGTGGCTGAGCACGGCCGTTTCTGCGGGCATCAGCGTCGGCGGCACGACGGCGTCTGCGGGCGAGACTGCGACCTGGGTCGCCATTGCGTCGCAGAGCCAGGAGCGCACGGTTTCTGAGCTCCAGGCTTCGGGGCAGTGGCCCGCTGTTGACACAAACAATGAACCTGTAAGCTCAATATCACCCTCACGTGAAGGTCGAGGATCGACCACGCCGTCCGGTTCGGCTGGCGACACGATGGAATGGATCGCGCTTGCGGCCGGTGCCGGCGTTCGAGAGCGCGAGGTGCCGCTGCCTGAGATCGCGCCGTCTGCGGCTGCGTCGGAGGACGACGCCGCAACGGTTGGCGCGCGCGTTGGCGCCTCGGCGGCGCTCATCTCGCTGTGCGTCATGGTGTCACGCATCACGGGCTTCATCCGCACGTGGGCCATGGGCTTTGCCATGGGAACGACGCTGCTGTCCTCGTCGTACCAGGTGGCGTGCAACCTGCCCAACCAGCTGTACGAGCTCGTCATGGGCGGCATGCTCGTCACGGCGTTCCTGCCGGTCTATGTTTCGCTGCGCAAGCGCGAGGGCTCCGAGCGGGCGAACGCGTACGCCTCGACTCTTCTCGGCATCGTTGTCGCGGCGCTGGGCCTCGTTGCGCTGGCGGCCACGATATTCGCGCCACAGGTCGTATACACGCAGATGTTCCTCAACCCGTCGGGCGACCGCGAGCTCGTGACGTACTTCTTCCGGTTCTTCGCCATCCAGTTGCTGTTCTACGGTGTCAGCGCCATAGTCGGCGGCCTGCTCAACGCGTCGCGTGACTACTTCTGGAGCTCGGCCGCGCCCATTGCGAACAACGTCGTCGTCATCGCCGTCATGTTCGTCTACGTGTTCCTCGCGCCGAGCAATCCGGAGCTCGGAAAGCTCGTCATCGCGATCGGCACGCCTCTGGGCGTGTTCACGCAGATGGCCATCCAGATCCCGGCGCTTGTGCGCTCGGGCATTCGGCTGCGCCCCCGCATCGACGTGCACGACCCCGCTCTGCGCGAGACGCTGGCGCTCGGCATCCCGACGATCGTCGTGACGCTGGCGTCGTTCGCGACGGTCTCTGTGCAGAACGCAGCCGCCATGGCGGTGAGCGACGCGGGCTCATCCGTGCTGTTCTACGCGCGCCAGTGGTTCACGCTGCCCTACGCGTTCCTGTCGGTGCCGCTCACGACGACGCTGTTCACGGAGCTGTCCGACATGGC includes:
- a CDS encoding ABC transporter substrate-binding protein; amino-acid sequence: METTRRQFIAGAAVAPFIAGSIALGLSSPALASEKAASSGADAKSGSSSADLGPAPDASKTLKVICTNESYKALFDKYTSERGPKVEFISMSSGEALSKLKAEGGTPAADLWFGGGIDSFMDAKANDLLEQVNFDAAADFAEGFKDEDNYWFSKGVTVVGFIANNDILKSIGVEAPKSWDDLTKPDYAGEVLMSNPAVSGTNYAVVAALLQTKGEDAGWEYFTALNENIPYYSKRGADPATKTAAGEVGIGITYIDGTLDELRENADLSIIYPSDGMPYMPDGVAVFKNADNVEAAKDFIVWLMSSDENWQFLAQIDKKNTCLLVKPNIAGLELDFDATQLLKEDLSKFGTEREATLEKWKTLTDGKNAE
- a CDS encoding ABC transporter ATP-binding protein; the encoded protein is MYLELRGIYKSFGTTPVVRNLSLGVERGELVCLLGSSGCGKTTTLKMIGGFLAPDAGQILIDGQDVTRMPPERRPVSTVFQSYALFPHLSVVQNVAYGLKYRHVGKREALAQAAACLETVGMAAYADARVDEISGGQQQRVALARSLVLKPKVLLLDEPFSNLDARLRVRMREEVKAIQRDSGVTMVFVTHDQEEAMVLGDRLALMSEGAIRQVGAPEDVYGRPADEFCATFMGTVNRLPAGDAGMVAFRAEDVDLEAGGPYHGTVVGSEFLGFYRQYRISVAGAGDAPTMVLARTGRRAALQVGDAVTFGIHEELRIGSDAD
- a CDS encoding iron ABC transporter permease — its product is MRWATRCTTTTGAGGSSSRASRTSRAAVREAGASRFSPGDAALLAAVVLSVGLFIAYPLACIILKSFEGPDAHPTLALYASVFDDYGHLIANSVFVGLLAAVLSTAVSVLVAAVVRFGPKWASRPLMGMLLVSLISPPFIASLAFIELFGRRGLITFSLLGIAGNPYGWHGIVAMQVLFFTALNVILLMSVLDKVDPDVLRAARDLGTPMRSVFCSVVLPMLRPSLLVCLLLTFVRSLADYGTPVVIGGRFETVSTEIYMQIIGYSDLPASAVLNVLLLGVSVVVFVCYARLTQRSERLVATSSRVAGTAEGAHLALCGPFGVACYAAAALFFLLMALQYLTIFYTAFTKGLGFNAKFTLDNLYHMLDFNLTSFGRSVTYALIVAVVGSVLGALIAYYHRWRHVRGGSALDFIVTMPYMLPGTCFGLGYILAFNSAPMKLTGTAAIIVLNMVFKQLSITTKAFGTSFARISPELGMAARDLGASRLGVLRDVLAPNVRSAFAVSFVNNFSTAMITIGAVLFLVSPGHKLAVFELFDALSTGKYGEAAMISCFIIVLTVLVNVVFSTLILRRGRR
- a CDS encoding metallopeptidase family protein; its protein translation is MFPMTDDEFEAVISEALDEMPERFVRALDNVGIAMQDEPDDDQLDIAEYGTSDEESGELLGLYEGLPLTERGVDYGSFGADAPDVITIFKGPHERSFDSRAQIVSEIKKTVIHEIGHYFGLDEEQLHAMGY
- a CDS encoding FAD-binding protein, which produces MIEIRNLSLPLSGGAASGKSYDLRRLRAAVARKLGCKPENLRECAVARRAVDARKKSDVHFVVTAHASVDGLTDELVVARARSKDVVVWDPRPLNLPHLPGGLSSDAERPVVVGAGCAGLFCALALAEAGCAPLLVERGDDADTRSSAVARFNEGGDLDTECNIQYGAGGAGTFSDGKLTTGTSSPSIPWVIDAFIAAGAPLDIAWEAHPHIGSDCLPRVVDALVARIRAAGGEVRFRTRMDEIVIEGGHVAGVRLSSTARPGEPGEGSTEFVSASRVVLACGHSARDVYANLVASGIELVRKTFAMGVRVEHPQVDIDQAQYGRLADHPSLPPAEYKLSCHLSDGRGVYTFCMCPGGSVVAAASEAGGVVTNGMSDFARAGVNANAALLANVTPADLPGDDPLAGVELQRSCERAAFELGGGDYRAPAQLLGDFLAGHASSGGMGTVHPTYPRGVTWGSVEPALPPYVAEALRAGIPQLTRRMPCFGMGEAVLTGVETRSSAPVRIPRGDNRQSTQVAGLYPCGEGAGYAGGIMSAATDGIATACALASDIEASRS